From the genome of Vitis riparia cultivar Riparia Gloire de Montpellier isolate 1030 chromosome 11, EGFV_Vit.rip_1.0, whole genome shotgun sequence:
CATACTATCCAAGCATTTCTGAAACCTACACTCTTGAAAACCTACAACCTTTATAGGCAGAAAAACCACAATCCTGCTTTACTTCCAGCCCTGTTAGAAGCATCCAAAATTAATCCCATCATTACAATAGTTGAAAATCAGTTCATAGAAACTCAACAAAACTCAATAAAAGAGGAACTTCAGAATCTCCATCTCTCGTACCAACTGAATGGCAATAACTATTTCTAATGGTAACAACTGGTAAAGATGTTTTCCAAGGGAAAAGGCAAGCTGACTCATTTGATAGGTACTAGACCATCTATTCCCACATTTATTGAGTGAGATGAAGAAGATTCCATGGTCATGTCATGGTTGTGGAATTCCATATTGCCAAAAATAATGGAAAGTGTAAGTTATTATCAACTACGAAGGAAATTTGGGAAACCATTGGATGAACCTATTAGAAAGTATATGATGTAGTCCAAATCTAAGATCAAGACCAAAATCTTAGGCATCAAACAAGGTAACTTATCCATTATCGAGTACTTTAATATGATGAAAGGTGTTTGGGTCAAATTAGACTATTATCAGAACTTTAGAATGAAGTGTAGCAACAATGCGGTGATGCTACAAAGGATTGTCAAGAGGGAGAGAATCTTTGGATTTCTCACAAGCTTTATTGTTGAATTTGATCAAGTCTGGGTGCAAATTTTTGGGAAGGAAACTCTTCCTTCATTAAAtggtattttcttttattattcaagCTGAAGAAAGCTGACAAAGTGTGATGCTCAGTCCATTGAAGGATCAACCATGATTTCATCTCGATTAAGTGATGGAACCAGTAAGAATGTTGCCGAAGCTCCAGTGAAGTACACTGATGCAGAATCCTTCAAGGCGAACAACCAAGAGCGTGTATGGTGCACCTACTGCAAGAAACCTTGCCATGCTAGGGAATGTTGCTGGAAACTTCCTGGGAAACAACAAGTAGTAGTGTGTACAAATGCTTTAGAGGCAGAGAGCAGGAGCTAAGTCCACTTAACTAATGTGGAGAATCTCCTCAATGTGGATAAAATTCAAGTTCTAATTGTTTGGACAGAGGAGAAATCAATAGAGAAGAGATAGAAACGCTAAAAAATCTCCTCAATACTCAATAAATGTTCATTGGCTCAAACAGGTAGGTTTCCCAACTCTTGCACCTTTAGCgcctcaaaaattgtttttggtagTTTTTGGGTCATGGACTCAGAAGCAACCAACCACATGACAAATTTCTCTCAATTATTTGTTACTTATAACCCATGTCCTAGAAATAGAAAGATAAAAGTTGTAATTGGATCTTCAGCAACAGTAGCTGGTCAAAGGGAAGTGTTTCTCACCTCCTCTATATCATTAAAATACTTGTTACATGTTCTAAACTATCTGTAAACTTGCTGGCCAAACATCAAATTGCCAAAAAGTTAAATTGTTGTGTAACATCCTATCCTACTCATTGTCTTTCAATTGGATTATGGGGAGGAAGATTGGACATTCTAAAAGCAAAGGACAAACTCTATCTTCTTGAGACCAAGAATGGAAACGATTATCAACCTTGTTTTCCTTACCCATCCAAGAAAATTTATTccaataaaaatgagatttagctTCTTCATTTCTGCCTTGGACATCCAACATTTAGTGAACAATAAGATGTGTCCCCTTCATTGTTTACAATTGTTGATGTTGACTCATTTCGTTGTGATGTTTGTGAGTTTTCCAAACACCACTGTGTTTCATTTCCATTAACCGGTACAAGGTCTTTCTCTCCACTTACTTTAATTCCTTCGGATATTAGGGGACCataaaaaattcccaatatTTTTCAGGTGCAAGATGATTTGTGTCTTTTGTTAATGATTGCACTAGGATAACCTagctttttcttttaaaacacaaaTCTGAGGTGgagtttttccaaatttttggaattggaacatctattaaaataaaCTCTGTTCAAATTCCTCAAGCATTACATGAGGCACTAAAAGACAAGAATTGGAATCATGCTATGGAGGAGGAAATGAATGCATTGAATAAAAATCATGGGAAATAGTGGGTCTTCCAAAAGGAAAGCAATCTACCAGTGTTTATTGTGAAACATAAGGTTGATGGATCCCTAGAAAGATATAAGGCTAGGTTAGTAGCCAAAGGCTACACTCAAAACTTATGGGGTCGACTATCAAAAGACTTTGGCACTCATGGCTAAAATGAATACTGCTTGAGTTTTCTCatctttaacaactaatcttgATTGGTGTTTGCAACAGATGTCAAGAATGCTTTCTTGCATGGCAAGCTAAAAGAAGAAGTGCATATGGAGACAAGAGGTGATTttgacaagtttttttttatgggaacaaGGTTTTTCaggttaaaagaaattattgtaTGGACTACAACAATCTCCTAAAGCATGGTTTAGATGATTTAATAAAGTGACGAAAGAAATGAGATAGAAGCAAAGCCAAGGAGATCACATGTTGTTCATAGAACAATCAGCCAAAGGAGGTTACAGTGTTAATACTGTACATTGATGATATAATAGTGACAGGTAATAATCCAATGGAAAAAGAGGCACTTTGAAAGAAATTAACACAAGTTTGAGATAACGGAGTTTAGAAAGCTCAAATACATTTTTGGTATTAAAGTGACAAGTTCAATTAGAGAAATTTTTGTGTCACAACAAAAGTAAGATGCTAGGATGCAAGCCGATTGACACCCAATTGAGCCAAACCACAAGCTAAGGGAGGCTAATGATGATGCTATAGTAGATAGAGGTGTGTATCAAAGGTTGGTTGGCAAACTGATCTATTTATCTCACATACATGGCCAAACATAGCTTATGTCATGAGCATAATCAATCAATTTATGCACAATCCAAAAGCAGTACATACGGAGGCAACATCTAGGGTCTTCTGCTATCTGAAGTATACTCCGAGGAAAGTTATAGTGTTAAAAAAAACGAACTATTGTGGATGGAAGTATACACAAACACTGACTGGACATGTTcgattataaatataaagtCCACCTCAGCGTATTGCATTTTACTAGGAGGAAACTTGGTGACATCgagaagcaaaaaacaaatAGTTGTGACTAGATCAAGTGTGGAAGCTAAATTTTGAGCCATGGATCATGGCATTTGTGAGCTTCTATGGCTGAAAATCATCCTTGATGACCTAAAAATCAAGTGGTGTGGTCCTATGAAACCATACTGTGACAAAAAATTTGCCATCAACATTGCTTACGATCTGGTCCAACACAATTGCACCAAACATGTTTAAGTGGATgacatttcatcaaagaaaaatcaaagagcAATTTGATTTATAGACCTTATGTCTCAACACATGGACAGCTGGAGGACTATTAGTCATATTGGCTGTTTTAAATCCCTGGTTTGTAGGGATTATTAGTTAGtcaactttccttatttttcaGTAGCTAATCTTGTACAAATAGGAATCAATTTTGCACAGTTTGAAGCAGAGAAATACAATTCATAGTTCTTCATGGAGACATCTTCCAACACTTCTAGATTTGAGATGTTAACTCTATGGATGTTTAGTTGGACTAGCAACTTGTTATTTTGGATTCCAATACTgctcctaaattaaaaaaatttccactgCTCAACTTTGGCAAGCTAATGGTGGGTTAGTCATTTATATTTGAGTCTACCCATATGAATTGGTAGTTTGAATTCCATCTTTCCTTCCCAATTCACCCCATAGGCCTTGTAGCCCGTTGGTTTTTAGTATGCTTCTTACAATCCTAGTGCACAGCTGTGAGTTAAAAGAGGAAAGATATGCCTCCACCCTCAGGTCCCGAACCCTAGAATGGcaaacaaagaaacaacaatAATGGAGAAAGGCAAAAAGATTACTTTTAGTGAGCATGAGTCTCCCCCTTTAAAAGAGAAGATTTTTCCATCCATCTAAAAACTTTTTTCTCAGAATTCAATCACAGTATCCCAAAACTGCCAACAAtggtctagaatcaaaagtatAACTGTTAGCAAGCTCAAGAGGAATATTTGGAAGATCTCCTACACCATAACTTATATGCCTCACCAAGAGACTAGCATTGTCTGAATCCCAAACTAACACCTTGTAACTTTTCCCCATGCTCATCCTTAAAAACCAGAAGCCGCCTTAAAGCAAATAGAAATAATTCAAAGAATCTTAACTGCCCATCGCCCAAAAAAGATAAGCATATCTGCACATTAAATGTTAGGAACTTCTTCAAGAGGAGATCCTCCAGCCCTCACCCTAAAAGCCCTCCAACACTATTTCCTCGAATGCTTGGAGATAAACTTACTTAGACCTTCCATTACCagaaaaaacaacaattccTACAGAGAACCAACCAATCAACAGCCCCCTCACGTTTCCAAAAGTCCCTGAAACTTTCCATTCACCTCTGGTAAGCAATAATGATTCTGATTCAACACAAAACAAGGACAAGGAGAAGAACATGGATTAAGCTGTGGCAAAAACAGAGAGAGACTTATGAACTTAACCACACATAGGCCATAAATTAGAGCAAATAGCAAAAGGGTATTACTGTAGCAGACCTCAGATAGTAGTGTAGCAAGTGTATCACCTTATATTAGAAATTCATGCTTATAAGAATATttactcttataaaaaataaagaaagtgcATCTGACTGCATGTCTATCACTCCTTGTAAACACTTCATTCTCAAGGATGGACTTGCACATTCAAATATTGTGAagataaacaattttatttccaaGGGAGATACAGAGTTCAATCAATAGTAGAATGAAATGAATTCAACTTGAAAGGAAATctaaacatgataaaaaaaataaaaaaatgattctgTATAGTTAAAACAGAATGAAACAAGTTCAAATCCAAAGGTGATCAGGACAAGatgaatagaataaattaacaatttacATCACAAGAATATTGGGTATCACAGAGTAGCCAAACACTCTGGAACCACTTCTCTATGCCTTCCTATAAGGCTATAATTGCTATGTTTCAATTCTCACAGTATAAGTTTGGAGTGAAAGTAAGCACCTGTCTGAGGAGATTCGATAGCCTTAGCAGCAGGAACATGCATCGGTTGAGTAATAATTAAGGGAGCATACATGTAATTATCAGATTTCAGATACTCCTCCACCTTCTCTAGCAGTGTCCTGTTGTCTTCCTTGATGGGTGTTGTCATTTCCACCCCTGACCCATAATAACATTCTATTAATTTTCCGAAAACCCACTAAACAGGAAAAAAGGGGCAGCAAAAAATGCATGTATAAATGAAAACCTGGGGCAGCAGCAGAATTTGTTGGGTGAAAAATTAAGGGAGCAAACATGTAGGAATCGGATTTAAGATAGTCTAACACTTTCTGCAGccatttcttcttgttgttcttCCTCATAGGTCTCTTATTCTGGACTCCC
Proteins encoded in this window:
- the LOC117924473 gene encoding uncharacterized protein LOC117924473, giving the protein MIEKRVASGSGVQNKRPMRKNNKKKWLQKVLDYLKSDSYMFAPLIFHPTNSAAAPGVEMTTPIKEDNRTLLEKVEEYLKSDNYMYAPLIITQPMHVPAAKAIESPQTGYIKSISTDISTRKITKKSSQPTEQQARQQTRRHRVMVKHVVHQNCRSSVLSGKSPISLKP